Part of the Deinococcota bacterium genome, GGCGACGGCCGAGGCGTGGGCCAGAAGGCGCTCGAAGACCACCAGGGGCTCGAGCTGGTGCGGCAGGCTGACTTGCATCGCCACCACCCGGCTGGGCAGGTCGGCGAGCAGATAACGCGTTACTTCGGCGGCGTAGCTCCAGTAGTAGGAGCTGCTGGTGCGGCGGCCCAGCGCGAAGCCGAGCAACGCCATAACCTCGCTCAGGCGCACGCGAAAACGCCCTTGCCCCTGCGCCGCCGCCTCGACTGCTAGCGCCAGGACGAGGGCGAAGACCTTGGCCTTGAGCTCGCTGGGGCGGCTGGCTACGTACTCGAGCCCCGCCTCACGCAGACCAGGGGACGGAGCAGCGTCGACCTTGACCGTGACTTCAAGAGTGCGCTTGCCGCGCCCGGCTCGAGCACTCCGTAGCTCGTCGAAGCCGTAGGAGTCGCTGGAAGGCTCCTGAAGACCGGAGAGATAACGCGCGCAGCTCAAGCTGGTGTGATCCACGCTCAAGAGAAGATGCGAGCCGGGCCGTAGCCACAAGGGTCGGACCTCGTGGGCGCCTGTCCCAACGGGGCCCGCTCCCCCACCATCCAAAGTCCCACCGCCCGAAAGGAGCTGGCCAACCCTGGCGGCGAGGTCGCCACCGACCGCCCGGTACAGCTCGGCCGCGAGCTCTGCGATGGCGCGGCGGTAGGCGGCCTCGACCTCTTGCCCGTCGGCGAGCGCCCTGCTAAAGGCCTCGGCGAGCCCCGAAGCGTCACGGGACGGTCCACCCACCTGAGCTTCCAAGGCAGCACTCTCCTCGAGCACGGCGGCCAGTAGCGTCTCGACCGCGCGCGGGGCAAGGGCGTCCGTCCCACCCGGCAGCGCCTGAAACAAGGCCCGCGCCGCCTTACGCGCCGCCTCTCGGGCGCACTCCTGCCGCGCCCGGCCCGAATGCCGGAAGGCACGCTCGAGCGCGGGCTCGTCACCGAGGAGCGCCGCGAGAAGGACGTCGGCGAGATCGCTGTCAGCCTGACGGCGCGCCAAGGCGCGAAACCGCTCGAGGCCACACCTTTGAAGCTCGGCAGGCAGGTCCGGGTAGGCAACCCGCAACCGGTCACGACGCCCGTGCAGGTCCGCCGGGGCGGACTCACGGTTCCCGTCACGCATGTCATGAATCCCGCCGTCCTTGGCTCTGTCCTTGGCTCTGTCCGTCACTTGCTGCCATCCCACCCAGCGCGGGCCCGCCTAGCCCGCCGTCAAGGCGTCCGGGTTCATCCCGTACGCCACTTCCAGAGAGCGCGCGCCACCCAGCTCGATAGCTTTTTCCTTCAGCAGCTTACCACCCAGGGCTTCGTAGAAGCGCCGCGCGGGATTATCCGCCAAGACCCAGACGAGCAACCTCTCGTGCCCTGCCTCCTGCAAGGCCCGGGCGACGGCCTGCACCAGCGCCCGGCCTCTGCCCTGCCCCTGATAGGCCTCGAGGAGGTAGACGGTATAGAGTTCGGACGTGTAGAGGGCGTCTCCTTCGCGTTCGGGCCCGCCGCTGGCGAAGCCGACGATCCCGTCCTCCTCTAGCACGTAGATGACCTGGGCGGACTGCGGCTGCGAGAGGCTGCGAGCCCATCTGGCCTCGCGGTCTTCGTACGACAGCGACAGCAGGAAGTCTTCCGGCACGATGCCCCGGTAGGTCGTCCGCCAGCTCTCGACGTGAACCCGGGCGATGCCGGGGGCGCCTTTCTCGTTTGCCGCTCGCACCATCTCGAACCTCATTCCCCTTTGCCGCATGGTAGCATGCGGCTCATGGACGAATCCCAGACAGCGTTTTTCAAGTCCCTCCTGGCCGCCCCCGGCCCCAGCGGTTTCGAAGCCAAACCCGCTCGAGTCTGGCGCGACGAGGCCGCGCGGCATGGCGCCGAGGTGAGGAGCGACCACTACGGCAACGCCTTTGCGGCCTTTGCCGGTCATCCCAGTCACGGCGGGGGCAGGCCGCGGGTGATGCTGGCCGGCCACATCGACGAGATCGGTTTGATCGTCACCTACGTCAGCGACGAGGGGCTGCTCCACTTCAAAGGCATCGGCGGCTGGGACTCGCAGCAGCTCGTCGGCCAGCGCGTGCGGGTGGTCGGCTACAGGGCCGAGCTCATGGGCGTCATCGGCAAGAAGCCGATTCACCTGATAAGCCCCGACGACCGCAAAAAGGTCTCGAAGCTCGAGGACCTGTGGATCGACATCGGCGCCCGTGACGCCAAGGAGGCCAAAGAGCACGTCCGCATCGGTGATTATGCGGTGATCGAGGGCCCCTATCTCGAGCTTTTGAACGGCCGCGTGGTCAGCAAGGCCGTTGACAACCGCATCGGCGCCTATATTGTGCTCGAGGCCGCCAGACGGGCCAAGGCCGGTAGCAAAACCGGGGCCGAGGTGGTCGCGGTGGCGACCGTGCAAGAAGAGATCGGCGGCGTCGGCGCCTACACCGCCTCGTTTGGGCTCCAGCCCGACGTGGCCATCGCCGTGGACGTGACCCACGCGACCGACCAGCCGGGCGTCGACAAAAAGCAGGAGGGCGACTCGCCCCTGGGCTCGGGCCCGGTCATCACCCTGGGCGCCTACGCCCAGCGCGCCGTCGCCGACAGGCTGATCCGCGTGGCGGAAGAAGGGGGTATCCCCTACACCCTCTCGGCCGCGCCCAGCCGCACCGGCACCGACGCCGACGCCATCGCCAGGAACCACAGCGGCGTACCTACCGGGGTGGTGTCAATTCCCAACCGCTACATGCACTCGGCCAACGAGATGATCGACCTGCAAGACCTCGAGAACGTCGTCGGGCTGCTCGCTAGCTTCTGCGACAGCCTGGACGAGGGGACGACCTTCAGGCTCGACTAGCCCCTTAAGAGGTTCGCCATACTTTGCCCCGGTGCGTGTCAATCCCAAGCTCCCAGTTGCCGCCGGCACTCGTAGAGCGCCACGCCGACGCTCACCGCCAGGTTGAGCGAGCGCACTTCGGGGCGCATGGGAATCCTGACGGGCCGGCACAGCGCGCGGACCTCCTCGGGCAGGCCCCGTGACTCAGGGCCGAAGAGCAGCACGTCGCCCTCGGTGTAGCCAACCTCGCTGTAGAGGCGCGTCGCCTTTGTGCTCAACGCGAAGACCCGCTCTGACGCGAACTGGCCGGAAAAGACCTCCTGGAAGAGGGCAAAGCTCGAGTGAACCGTCACCTCCGCCTCCTGCCAGTAGTCCATACCCGCCCGCCTCACCGCCTCGTCGGTGAGGCGAAAGCCGAGTGGGCGGATGAGGTGCAGGCTCGAGCCCGTCGCCAAGCAGGTCCGGGCGCTGGCGCCCGCGTTGCCGGCGATCTCGGGCTCGAAGAGGGCGACGTGGATCACCCGGCTATTTTAAATCACCCGGCTATTCTAAGAGAACCGGGCCGGGCTGTAGACTGGGAACCAGCGTGAAAGTGATCGTCAGCCACAACAGCCTCGACTTCGACGCGCTCGCCAGCCTGGCCTTGGCCCGGCTCCTCCATCCCGGCGCGGTTGCCGTGGCCTTGGGAGGCTTCGAGGAGCAGGTGCGCGCCTTTGTGAGGCTCTACCGCGCGCACCTGGAGCTCGAGGAGGCCAGCGACGTTTCGCTGGAAGAGGTGAGCGAGCTCATCGTCGTCGATACCGCCGACCCTAAGCGCATCGCGCCCATGGACGCGCTCTTCGGGCGGGTGCCGGTCACCGTCTACGACCATCATCCCAAGCCGGACGAGGCCATTCCCGCCAGCGGCGGGCTGTGCCGGAGGGTGGGCGCGACCGCCACCATCTTGACGCTGCTGCTAAAGGAGCAGGGCGTCGCCATCCCCGCCGAGGTCGCCAGCCTGGGCCTCCTGGGCATCCACGAGGACACCGGCAACCTGAGCTACGCGCTGACCACCCCCGACGACTACGAGGCCGCCGCCCACCTTCTCCGGAGCGGGGCGCAGCTCGCCCTCTTGCGCGAATTCTCGCGCGAGCACACCAGCGCCGAGGGGCGGCAGGTCTTCAAGAGCCTCTTGGAGAGCGCCCGCGAGGAGACGGTCGGGGGGCAGCGGGTGGTGGTGGCGCGCTTTACCTCCAAAGACTACGTGCCCGGCATCTCGCCCTTGGCCAACCGCCTCATGGACCTCTACGACGCCGACGCCGCCCTGGTGGCGGCGCGGATGGACGAGCGCAGCCTGCTCATCGCCCGCGCCAAGGCGGACACCATCGACGTCGGCGCCGCGCTCGAGGCGCTCGGCGGCGGCGGGCACACGGTCGCCGCCTTCGCCTCGACCGAGCTGAGCCTGGACGAGGCACTTGCGCAGGCCCTGGAGGCTTTCGGCCAGCACGCCACCTCGCCCAGGACCGCCGCCGAGCTGATGAGCCGGCCGGTGGTGACGGTCGCCGAGAGCAGCAGCCTGGCGGAGGCCAAGAGCAAACTCGAGCGCCACGGCTACAGCGGCCTGGTGGTCGTGGACGAGGACGGTCGGCTGAAGGGCATCCTCTCGAGGCGCGACCTCGACAAGGCGGTGCGGCACGGCCTGGGCGAGACCAGGGTCAAGGGCTATATGAGCCGCACCGTCATCACCGCCGAGGAGACGGCCAGCCAGCGCGAGCTCGCCCTGCTCGTACAAAAGCACAACATCGGCCGCATCCCCATCCTGCGGGGCGGCGAGCTGGTCGGCGTGGTGTCGCGCAGCGACCTGTTGGCGGCGCTGCACGCGCCCGAGCCCGCCAGGGAAACCGAGGCGCCCCAGTGGCAGCTTCTGGAGCGCCTGCCGGCGGCGGCCGCGGAAGCGCTCGAGGAGGCCAAGCGGCTCTGTCAGGGCAGCCTCTACCTCGTCGGCGGCACCGTGCGCGACGCGCTCCTGGGCGCCTTTATGCAGGACCTCGACCTGGTGGTGGAGGATGGCGTGGTGGGCGACCGCGACCGCGACAGCGCCGAGCGCCTGGGCGCCGCCCTGCAGCGCAAGCTGGGCGGCAGCCTGAGCTGCCACCTGGACTTCGGCACCTGCACGCTGCTGCTGCCGGGCGGGCTGGGGGTGGACATCGCCACGGCGCGCGAGGAGTTCTACCCTTACCCCGGCGCCTTGCCCGAGGTCTCGCCGAGCTCGCTGCTCCGCGACCTCTCCCGGCGCGACTTCAGCCTGAACGCCCTGGCCCTGCGCGTCCTGCCGGAGCCGCCGCAGCTCGTCGATCCCTTCGGCGGCCTGCATGACCTCAAGGAAAAGACGCTGCGCGCGCTGCACCCACTCTCCTTTATCGAAGACCCGACCCGCATCCTGCGCGGCGCGCGGCTGGCCGCCAGGCTGAAGCTGCGCTTCCACCCCGACACCCGCGCCCAAGTGCCCGGCGCCCTGGCGCCCGAGGTCTTGGGGCGGGTGAGCCGCGCGCGGCTGCGCCAGGAACTCTTGCTCTCTTGCGCCGAGCGGCAGGTCGGCCCGGTCCTGGCGCTCCTAGACGAGTTCGGGGTGCTCGAGCAGGCCTTTTCACTCCCCTACGACCCCGAGCTCATCGGCAGGCTCGACGAGGCCAGGCAGGAGGGCGAGCTGCCCGACGAGACCTACGCGCTGGCGCTGCTCCTGGGGCTCTCCGCCGAGGAACTCGCCAGGAGCGCCGCGCGCTTTCACTGGCCGCGGCGCTGGCTGGAGGCGGTGGCCGTGCTCAGGGCGGCGCGCCTTCAGGGCACCATCGGCGAGGAGGCCGCGCTGCTCGAGCCCGCGGCGAAGCGGCTCCTGCGCGCGCTCGGCCCGAGGCTGGAAAGGCAACTCGAGCGCCTCGAAGGGCAAGCCGGGCGGCAAAGGTTGCGCGGCCAGGACGTGTTAGACTTGGGCCTGCGAGAAGGCCCCGAGGTCGGCAGAGTCCTGGCGGAGGTGCGGCGCGCCAGAGCCGACGGCAGGGCCGCCTCTTTTGAAGAGGAGCTGGCCCTGGCCCGGCGACTGGTCGCGGAGGCTGCGGCCGGACAATCAGCCGGACCATCAAAGGACCAGCCGCCCAAGGACCGGGAGTGAACCTATGTTGCTGAACTTCATGCAGGGCTTTTACAACCCCACCGACCTCGCCATCGTGGCGGTGGTGATGGTCTTCGCGCTTATCTTCCACAACGTCGTGCAGGCCTACGTGGCGCAGCGCTACGGCGACTCCAGCCCCAAGTACGCGGGCTACATGCGCTTCGACCCGCAGGGGCAGCTCGAGCCCATCGGCGTCTTGCTGCTCTTCATCCTCGGTTTCGGCTGGCCCAAGCAG contains:
- a CDS encoding GNAT family N-acetyltransferase, which produces MVRAANEKGAPGIARVHVESWRTTYRGIVPEDFLLSLSYEDREARWARSLSQPQSAQVIYVLEEDGIVGFASGGPEREGDALYTSELYTVYLLEAYQGQGRGRALVQAVARALQEAGHERLLVWVLADNPARRFYEALGGKLLKEKAIELGGARSLEVAYGMNPDALTAG
- a CDS encoding M42 family metallopeptidase gives rise to the protein MDESQTAFFKSLLAAPGPSGFEAKPARVWRDEAARHGAEVRSDHYGNAFAAFAGHPSHGGGRPRVMLAGHIDEIGLIVTYVSDEGLLHFKGIGGWDSQQLVGQRVRVVGYRAELMGVIGKKPIHLISPDDRKKVSKLEDLWIDIGARDAKEAKEHVRIGDYAVIEGPYLELLNGRVVSKAVDNRIGAYIVLEAARRAKAGSKTGAEVVAVATVQEEIGGVGAYTASFGLQPDVAIAVDVTHATDQPGVDKKQEGDSPLGSGPVITLGAYAQRAVADRLIRVAEEGGIPYTLSAAPSRTGTDADAIARNHSGVPTGVVSIPNRYMHSANEMIDLQDLENVVGLLASFCDSLDEGTTFRLD
- a CDS encoding tRNA (cytidine(34)-2'-O)-methyltransferase → MIHVALFEPEIAGNAGASARTCLATGSSLHLIRPLGFRLTDEAVRRAGMDYWQEAEVTVHSSFALFQEVFSGQFASERVFALSTKATRLYSEVGYTEGDVLLFGPESRGLPEEVRALCRPVRIPMRPEVRSLNLAVSVGVALYECRRQLGAWD
- a CDS encoding CBS domain-containing protein → MKVIVSHNSLDFDALASLALARLLHPGAVAVALGGFEEQVRAFVRLYRAHLELEEASDVSLEEVSELIVVDTADPKRIAPMDALFGRVPVTVYDHHPKPDEAIPASGGLCRRVGATATILTLLLKEQGVAIPAEVASLGLLGIHEDTGNLSYALTTPDDYEAAAHLLRSGAQLALLREFSREHTSAEGRQVFKSLLESAREETVGGQRVVVARFTSKDYVPGISPLANRLMDLYDADAALVAARMDERSLLIARAKADTIDVGAALEALGGGGHTVAAFASTELSLDEALAQALEAFGQHATSPRTAAELMSRPVVTVAESSSLAEAKSKLERHGYSGLVVVDEDGRLKGILSRRDLDKAVRHGLGETRVKGYMSRTVITAEETASQRELALLVQKHNIGRIPILRGGELVGVVSRSDLLAALHAPEPARETEAPQWQLLERLPAAAAEALEEAKRLCQGSLYLVGGTVRDALLGAFMQDLDLVVEDGVVGDRDRDSAERLGAALQRKLGGSLSCHLDFGTCTLLLPGGLGVDIATAREEFYPYPGALPEVSPSSLLRDLSRRDFSLNALALRVLPEPPQLVDPFGGLHDLKEKTLRALHPLSFIEDPTRILRGARLAARLKLRFHPDTRAQVPGALAPEVLGRVSRARLRQELLLSCAERQVGPVLALLDEFGVLEQAFSLPYDPELIGRLDEARQEGELPDETYALALLLGLSAEELARSAARFHWPRRWLEAVAVLRAARLQGTIGEEAALLEPAAKRLLRALGPRLERQLERLEGQAGRQRLRGQDVLDLGLREGPEVGRVLAEVRRARADGRAASFEEELALARRLVAEAAAGQSAGPSKDQPPKDRE